One genomic window of Cellulophaga sp. Hel_I_12 includes the following:
- a CDS encoding phospho-sugar mutase codes for MEDILNTAKAWLSSPFDKKTRDEVQELITSNTEELKDRFYKNMEFGTGGMRGIMGAGTNRINKYTLGKSTQGLSNYLKQTYKNEAIKVVIAYDCRHNSDTLAKTVAEVFSANGIHVYLFSELRTTPELSFAVRHLKCHAGIVLTASHNPPEYNGYKVYWTDGGQIVPPQDTAIVAEINSLAFEDINFEAKPELIQLIDKEVDEAFISESVAKGSFNAKGKDDFSIVFTSLHGTSITAIPEVLKRAGYKNVTIIEEQAKPDGNFPTVVSPNPEEPEALSMAIKKAEELGADMVVGTDPDSDRLGIAVRNLEGQMEILNGNQAMVLMTNFLLEKQKQKGFKGNEFTASTIVSTPMMEAMSQAYGVEYKTALTGFKWIGKMIKDFPNQHFIGGGEESFGYMVGDFVRDKDAVTSTLLACEIAADAKAKGSSFYEDLIDCYVAYGFYKEKLISLTKKGMDGAAEIKQMMIDFKENPVVAIDGSKVIIVDDYNTSTSKNIKTGVVTAIDIPTSNVLIYTTEDGTRMAARPSGTEPKIKFYFSINTSLDSAKNFKKVNAALEAKIERILSELKLS; via the coding sequence ATGGAAGACATCCTAAACACTGCCAAAGCTTGGTTATCAAGCCCTTTCGATAAAAAAACTAGAGACGAAGTTCAAGAGTTAATAACTTCAAATACCGAAGAATTAAAGGACCGCTTTTATAAGAATATGGAGTTCGGAACGGGGGGTATGCGCGGCATCATGGGGGCTGGCACCAACAGAATTAACAAATATACCTTAGGAAAAAGCACTCAAGGATTGAGCAACTACTTAAAGCAAACCTACAAAAACGAGGCTATAAAAGTGGTTATTGCTTACGATTGTCGCCATAATAGTGATACTTTGGCGAAAACAGTAGCCGAAGTTTTTTCGGCGAACGGCATTCATGTTTATTTGTTTTCAGAACTAAGAACCACACCCGAATTGTCGTTTGCGGTACGCCATTTAAAATGCCATGCCGGCATTGTCTTAACGGCATCACACAATCCGCCAGAATATAATGGCTATAAGGTATACTGGACAGATGGTGGGCAAATTGTGCCTCCTCAAGACACGGCGATAGTTGCTGAAATAAATTCATTAGCCTTCGAGGATATTAATTTTGAAGCAAAACCTGAGTTAATTCAATTAATTGACAAAGAAGTAGATGAAGCTTTTATATCAGAGTCTGTAGCAAAAGGAAGCTTTAACGCAAAAGGAAAAGATGATTTTTCAATTGTTTTTACCTCCTTACACGGTACTTCAATTACGGCTATTCCCGAGGTTTTAAAACGTGCAGGCTATAAAAACGTAACGATTATAGAAGAACAAGCCAAGCCTGACGGTAATTTCCCAACGGTAGTTTCTCCTAACCCCGAGGAACCGGAAGCGCTCTCTATGGCGATTAAAAAAGCAGAAGAACTAGGCGCAGATATGGTGGTCGGTACAGATCCAGACAGTGATCGTTTGGGGATTGCCGTTCGTAACTTAGAGGGCCAAATGGAAATTTTAAACGGGAACCAGGCCATGGTTCTTATGACCAATTTTCTTTTAGAAAAACAAAAGCAAAAGGGATTCAAGGGCAACGAATTCACTGCTTCAACCATTGTTTCTACACCTATGATGGAGGCGATGTCGCAGGCCTACGGTGTTGAATACAAAACGGCATTAACGGGTTTTAAATGGATCGGAAAAATGATCAAAGATTTCCCTAACCAACATTTTATAGGTGGTGGCGAAGAAAGTTTTGGCTATATGGTAGGTGATTTTGTACGTGATAAAGATGCGGTTACTTCTACCCTACTCGCTTGTGAAATTGCCGCCGATGCGAAAGCAAAAGGAAGTTCTTTTTATGAAGACTTAATAGATTGTTATGTAGCTTATGGCTTCTACAAAGAAAAATTAATTTCACTGACCAAAAAAGGAATGGATGGCGCTGCCGAGATTAAGCAGATGATGATCGATTTCAAGGAAAATCCAGTAGTTGCAATCGATGGTTCTAAAGTCATTATAGTCGATGACTATAACACATCGACTTCTAAAAATATAAAAACGGGAGTGGTTACCGCTATTGATATACCCACCTCTAATGTGCTAATTTACACCACAGAAGACGGTACTCGAATGGCTGCTAGACCTAGCGGCACCGAACCTAAAATAAAATTTTATTTCAGTATCAACACAAGCTTAGATAGCGCTAAAAACTTTAAAAAGGTAAATGCAGCATTAGAAGCTAAAATAGAACGAATTTTGAGTGAACTCAAATTGTCGTAA
- a CDS encoding ABC transporter ATP-binding protein produces the protein MEYYKKILRFAKPYANYGYLNIFFNVLYALFSALSFAALIPMLDVLFNKTEKVFTAPVYTDIAHIKDYLQAYINYRVTAYSGDDEMKGLVLVIGLVLVLFLLKNFFNYLAMYFITFLRNGVLKDIRNKMYEKITELPLSFYSEKRKGDVIARITSDVLEIQHSFLSVLELIVREPLTILFTIVIMFGISAKLTFFVFIFIPIAGLIISSIGKTLKKKSDNVQREQGEFLSITEETLGGLKVIKAYNAESRFNTAFKNSTNRFFKFSNILLNRQNLASPTGEFLGILVIGVLLWFGGKMVLIENTLDASSFIAYMGLAYNILTPAKAISKASYGVKKGNAAAERVLEILETENTITEKENAIAKSAFEESVQLHNISFKYEDDYVLKNFNLTVPKGHTVALVGQSGSGKSTIANLVTRFYDVTEGEILIDSINIKDFKKDSLRGLLGLVSQDSILFNDTVKNNISLGKENATDEEIIAAAKIANAHDFIAELPDGYDTNIGDSGNKLSGGQKQRLSIARAVLKNPPIMILDEATSALDTESERLVQDALEKMMRNRTSIVIAHRLSTIQNANTIVVLQKGEIVEQGSHAALLAANGVYKKLVTMQSFG, from the coding sequence ATGGAGTATTACAAGAAAATTCTTCGCTTTGCGAAACCCTATGCTAATTACGGCTACTTAAATATTTTTTTTAATGTACTTTATGCCTTGTTTAGTGCGCTTTCGTTTGCGGCACTTATTCCTATGCTAGATGTACTTTTTAATAAAACTGAAAAAGTATTTACAGCGCCGGTTTATACCGATATTGCCCATATTAAAGATTATTTACAAGCGTATATCAATTACCGAGTAACCGCTTATTCTGGTGATGATGAAATGAAAGGTCTTGTTCTAGTTATTGGTTTGGTCTTAGTATTGTTCCTGCTAAAGAACTTTTTCAATTACCTGGCGATGTATTTTATTACATTTTTAAGAAATGGAGTCTTAAAAGACATTCGCAATAAAATGTACGAGAAAATTACAGAATTACCACTTTCTTTTTATTCTGAGAAAAGAAAAGGCGATGTCATTGCAAGAATAACTTCCGATGTATTAGAAATTCAACATTCGTTTTTATCCGTTTTAGAATTGATTGTTCGTGAACCGTTGACGATTCTATTTACCATAGTAATTATGTTTGGCATAAGTGCTAAACTAACCTTTTTTGTATTCATTTTTATTCCTATCGCTGGACTCATCATTTCAAGTATTGGAAAAACTTTAAAGAAAAAATCAGATAATGTTCAGCGAGAACAAGGCGAATTTTTATCGATTACTGAAGAAACTCTAGGTGGCTTAAAAGTAATTAAAGCCTATAACGCAGAATCACGTTTTAACACGGCCTTTAAAAACTCTACGAATCGTTTTTTTAAATTTTCAAACATATTATTAAACAGGCAAAATTTAGCCTCACCCACAGGAGAGTTCTTAGGAATTTTAGTTATTGGTGTGTTATTATGGTTTGGTGGCAAAATGGTATTAATTGAAAACACCTTAGATGCTTCTTCTTTTATTGCGTATATGGGTTTAGCCTATAATATCCTTACACCAGCAAAAGCGATCAGTAAAGCATCTTACGGCGTTAAAAAAGGCAATGCCGCCGCGGAACGTGTATTAGAAATCTTAGAAACAGAAAATACGATTACCGAAAAAGAAAATGCGATTGCTAAATCAGCGTTTGAAGAAAGTGTACAACTACATAATATCAGTTTCAAATATGAAGATGACTATGTGCTTAAAAACTTTAACCTGACTGTTCCAAAAGGACACACCGTGGCCCTAGTGGGGCAATCTGGTAGCGGAAAAAGTACCATTGCAAACCTAGTTACGCGTTTTTATGATGTCACTGAAGGCGAAATTTTGATTGATTCGATCAATATAAAAGACTTCAAAAAAGATTCCCTTCGTGGCCTTTTAGGGCTAGTATCACAAGATTCGATTCTGTTTAACGATACGGTTAAAAACAACATCAGCTTAGGGAAAGAAAATGCCACAGACGAAGAAATTATAGCAGCGGCGAAAATTGCCAATGCACATGATTTTATAGCTGAATTGCCTGATGGGTACGATACCAATATAGGCGATAGTGGTAATAAGTTAAGTGGTGGCCAAAAGCAACGCTTGTCGATCGCCCGAGCGGTTTTAAAGAACCCGCCTATTATGATCCTCGATGAGGCTACCTCAGCCTTAGATACGGAAAGTGAGCGTTTAGTACAAGATGCCTTAGAAAAAATGATGCGAAACAGAACCTCCATTGTCATTGCACATCGATTATCTACCATTCAGAATGCGAATACTATCGTAGTACTTCAAAAAGGGGAAATCGTAGAACAAGGTTCACATGCTGCACTATTAGCAGCAAACGGAGTTTATAAGAAGTTAGTGACCATGCAGTCGTTCGGGTAA
- a CDS encoding RNA polymerase sigma factor, which yields MVSEELLVKQLQAPTTQASAFQLLVNTYKERLYWHIRRIVVDHDDTDDVLQNTFIKIFRNIDGFKGESKLYSWMYRIATNEALSFIKEKTRKLGNNNMEVQQKMIENLESDVYFEGDFIQLQLQKALATLPEKQKLVFNMKYFEELKYEEISEILETSVGALKASYHLAVKKIESFLIEH from the coding sequence TTGGTATCAGAAGAACTTTTAGTAAAGCAATTGCAAGCACCTACTACTCAGGCGTCTGCTTTTCAGTTATTGGTGAATACCTATAAAGAACGCTTGTATTGGCACATCAGAAGAATTGTTGTAGACCATGATGATACCGATGATGTTTTGCAAAACACTTTTATTAAAATTTTCAGAAATATAGATGGTTTTAAAGGCGAAAGTAAATTATACTCTTGGATGTACCGGATTGCCACCAACGAAGCCCTAAGTTTTATTAAGGAAAAAACTAGAAAATTAGGCAACAATAACATGGAAGTGCAGCAAAAAATGATTGAAAATTTAGAAAGTGATGTTTATTTTGAAGGTGATTTTATACAGTTACAACTCCAAAAGGCCCTTGCTACCCTGCCAGAAAAACAAAAATTAGTTTTTAACATGAAGTATTTTGAAGAATTAAAATATGAAGAAATTTCTGAAATTCTTGAAACTTCTGTCGGCGCATTAAAGGCCTCATACCATTTGGCAGTAAAAAAAATTGAAAGCTTTTTAATCGAGCATTAA
- a CDS encoding oxidoreductase has protein sequence MKYVLLVIFSIGLFSCQEEKQMKTFSSVSVETIYEDSLSIRAIEIIGESLVFSANKGFIGSIDLAKDKVFTKTQQFNAIVPEFRAIAHNTKDVFVLSVANPALLYKTGDAGEFELVYKEEAETVFYDAMTFWNDQEGIAIGDSMEGCLSVIITRNGGQTWKKLPCSELPDGMEGEGAFAASNTNIKTVGDKTWVATTKARIFYSADKGKNWELIQTPIIHTEATQGIYSIDFYDEQIGFAIGGDYTKPEENLKNKALTIDGGKTWKLVADGLAPSYKSCVQFVPNSDGKGLIAIGFNGISYSKDMGSTWTELSKEAFYTLRFKNDSVAYAAGKNRIAKLSFQ, from the coding sequence ATGAAATATGTACTACTCGTAATTTTTTCAATAGGTTTATTTTCTTGTCAAGAAGAAAAACAAATGAAAACATTTAGTTCCGTAAGTGTAGAAACCATCTACGAAGATTCTTTAAGTATTAGAGCCATTGAAATTATAGGTGAAAGCTTGGTATTTTCAGCGAATAAAGGATTTATCGGTTCTATCGACTTAGCGAAAGATAAAGTTTTTACAAAAACACAGCAGTTCAATGCTATTGTACCAGAGTTTAGGGCCATAGCGCACAACACTAAAGATGTGTTTGTATTGTCTGTTGCAAATCCTGCTTTGTTATATAAAACGGGCGATGCCGGTGAATTTGAATTGGTGTATAAAGAAGAGGCTGAAACCGTTTTTTATGATGCCATGACTTTTTGGAATGATCAAGAAGGTATTGCTATTGGGGACAGTATGGAAGGATGTTTGTCGGTTATCATCACGAGAAATGGAGGCCAAACTTGGAAAAAGTTACCTTGTTCTGAATTGCCTGATGGTATGGAAGGTGAAGGGGCTTTCGCCGCAAGTAATACGAATATTAAAACGGTTGGCGATAAAACTTGGGTGGCCACTACAAAAGCACGTATTTTTTATTCTGCGGATAAGGGAAAAAATTGGGAGCTTATTCAAACACCCATTATTCATACAGAAGCAACCCAGGGTATTTACAGTATTGATTTTTATGATGAACAGATTGGTTTTGCGATTGGGGGTGATTATACCAAACCAGAAGAAAACCTTAAGAACAAAGCATTGACCATTGATGGAGGTAAAACTTGGAAATTGGTAGCCGATGGGCTAGCACCTTCTTACAAAAGTTGTGTTCAATTTGTGCCTAATTCAGACGGGAAGGGCTTAATTGCTATAGGTTTTAATGGCATTAGTTACTCTAAAGATATGGGTAGTACTTGGACTGAATTATCTAAGGAGGCATTTTATACCCTTCGATTCAAAAATGATTCTGTAGCCTACGCTGCAGGGAAAAATAGAATCGCGAAACTCAGTTTCCAATAG
- a CDS encoding RsmB/NOP family class I SAM-dependent RNA methyltransferase, which yields MKLHRNLVFAVVDALNLIFNEGEYADKVVQKVLKYDKRWGARDRGFIAETTYEIVRYKRLYTEIAEVKAPFSRPNLFRLFAVWAVLRGIELPDWKQIEPVPERKIKGRFDELSKIRKFKESIPDWMDELGEKSLGEKRWTKELNALNQQAEVILRVNTLKTTKEALRQELLENGIDCEPIKGYPDALKLAERGNVFTTEAFKNGFFEVQDASSQLVAAFLDVQPGQRVIDTCAGAGGKTLHIAALMENKGQLIAMDIYENKLKELKRRAKRNGAFNIEPRVIDSTKVIKKLAEKADRILIDAPCTGLGVLRRNPDAKWKLQPEFLEQIKATQQEILRSYSRMLKPEGKMVYATCSILPQENNDQVKSFLASPEGADFRLLKENKVSAAESGYDGFYMALLEKVATKSKIA from the coding sequence ATGAAACTACATAGAAATTTGGTATTTGCCGTGGTTGATGCCTTAAACCTAATTTTTAATGAAGGGGAATATGCCGATAAAGTAGTTCAAAAAGTATTGAAATATGATAAACGATGGGGTGCTCGTGATAGAGGCTTTATTGCTGAGACGACCTATGAAATTGTTCGTTACAAACGTTTATATACCGAAATTGCAGAAGTAAAAGCACCATTTAGTCGTCCTAATTTATTTAGATTATTTGCTGTTTGGGCGGTTTTAAGAGGTATTGAGTTGCCTGATTGGAAGCAAATTGAGCCAGTTCCAGAACGTAAAATAAAAGGGCGCTTCGATGAGTTGTCAAAAATTAGAAAGTTTAAAGAATCTATCCCTGATTGGATGGATGAATTAGGAGAAAAATCTTTAGGAGAAAAACGCTGGACGAAAGAATTAAATGCCTTAAACCAACAAGCAGAAGTAATTTTAAGGGTCAATACCTTGAAAACAACCAAAGAGGCCTTACGACAAGAGCTTCTAGAAAACGGTATCGACTGTGAACCAATTAAAGGCTATCCAGATGCCCTTAAGCTAGCCGAACGCGGGAATGTTTTTACGACCGAAGCCTTTAAAAATGGTTTTTTCGAAGTGCAAGATGCTTCGTCTCAATTAGTTGCAGCCTTTTTAGATGTGCAACCTGGGCAACGGGTTATTGATACCTGCGCTGGTGCTGGTGGAAAAACATTGCATATTGCAGCCCTTATGGAAAATAAAGGGCAATTGATTGCTATGGATATTTACGAAAACAAATTAAAAGAACTTAAACGAAGAGCCAAACGCAACGGTGCTTTTAATATTGAACCAAGAGTCATAGACTCCACCAAAGTCATCAAAAAATTAGCCGAAAAAGCAGATCGTATTTTAATTGATGCGCCTTGTACCGGACTAGGTGTTTTACGAAGAAACCCTGATGCAAAATGGAAATTACAACCAGAATTTTTAGAACAAATAAAAGCCACACAACAAGAAATTTTACGTAGTTACAGCAGAATGCTAAAACCAGAAGGTAAAATGGTCTACGCTACCTGCTCTATTCTACCCCAAGAAAATAACGATCAAGTAAAATCATTTTTAGCCTCTCCAGAAGGGGCAGATTTTAGATTACTAAAAGAAAACAAAGTATCTGCTGCTGAAAGTGGCTACGATGGTTTTTATATGGCCTTATTAGAGAAAGTGGCAACAAAAAGTAAAATAGCCTAA
- the purL gene encoding phosphoribosylformylglycinamidine synthase, protein MIHFFGNTNTKVFAVQTKNELSEENTTKLSWLFGNQPKINMASLDAFFVGPRAAMITPWSTNATEITQNMGIEGIIRIEEFKASNADDQNFDPMLLQKYKSLHQDIFNVAISPEKILEIDDIALYNQKEGLALNDEEVEYLNNLSKKLGRKLTDSEVFGFSQVNSEHCRHKIFNGTFVIDGQEMPSSLFKLIKKTSQEHPNSIVSAYKDNVAFVKGPKVVQFAPKTADKPDFYQEQDFDSVISLKAETHNFPTTVEPFNGAATGAGGEIRDRLAGGKGSLPLAGTAVYMTAYSRLEEGRNWENGMPAREWLYQTPMDILIKASNGASDFGNKFGQPLISGSVLTFEHAETSTTLSPRRLAYDKVIMQAGGIGYGKAEQAIKDKPKTGDKIVILGGDNYRIGMGGAAVSSADTGEFSAAIELNAVQRSNPEMQKRAANAVRGMVESDINTIVSIHDHGAGGHLNCLSELVEETGGKIDLDQLPVGDPTLSAKEIIGNESQERMGLVIGKKDIDLLKRIADRERSPMYEVGEVTGNDRFTFESKTTGEKPMDLALEDMFGSSPKTVMNDVTVKRNYDNPQYSLEFFHDYLDQVLQLEAVACKDWLTNKVDRCVGGKVAKQQCVGPLQLPLNNCGVMALDYKGKEGIATSIGHAPIAALINPAAGSKNAISEALTNIIWAPLKDGLQSVSLSANWMWPCKNEGEDARLYEAVQAVSDFSIALGINVPTGKDSLSMKQKYKDGDVISPGTVIISAAGNCNDITKVVEPVLQKKGGSIYYINLSQDAYKLGGSSFNQILNKIGSDAPTITNDAFVKNTFNTIQTLIKEGQILAGHDVASGGLITTLLEMCFADVDLGAALDLTSLGEEDTIQLLFSENSGIVFQAKEDRLVEEVLATAKIDFHAIGKVTLKPMLRIKNGSMEMGLNINTLRDTWFKTSYLLDHKQTANGLAKVRFDQYKMQALAYNFPKDFTGTIASEAKLSVKGKQDTSLNDRPKAAILREKGSNSEREMANAMFLAGFDVKDVHMTDLISGRETLEDIQFIGAVGGFSNSDVLGSAKGWAGAFKYNEKANTALKNFFARPDTLSVGICNGCQLFMELDLVNPEHHTHGKMTYNDSNKHESNFTSVIIQKNNSVMLSSLEGAKLGVWISHGEGKFSLPLSETDYSIVAKYGYENYPANPNGSDFNTAMLCDKTGRHLVTMPHIERSIFPWNWAHYPKDRNDEVSPWLAAFVNARKWIENN, encoded by the coding sequence ATGATTCACTTTTTCGGAAACACCAACACCAAAGTTTTTGCTGTACAAACCAAAAACGAACTTTCAGAAGAAAACACTACAAAATTGAGCTGGTTATTTGGCAACCAACCTAAAATAAATATGGCGTCATTAGACGCCTTTTTTGTTGGCCCAAGAGCTGCCATGATTACACCTTGGAGCACCAATGCTACCGAAATTACTCAGAATATGGGTATCGAAGGGATTATCAGAATCGAAGAATTCAAAGCTTCGAACGCTGATGACCAAAACTTTGACCCTATGTTGTTGCAAAAATATAAAAGCTTACATCAAGATATTTTCAACGTAGCTATTTCACCAGAAAAAATTCTTGAAATTGATGATATTGCGCTTTACAACCAAAAAGAGGGTTTAGCCCTTAATGACGAAGAGGTTGAGTACCTCAACAATTTATCTAAAAAATTAGGCAGAAAATTGACAGATTCAGAGGTTTTCGGATTTAGCCAAGTAAACTCTGAACACTGTCGCCATAAAATATTCAATGGTACGTTTGTGATTGATGGTCAAGAAATGCCATCTTCCTTATTCAAACTTATCAAAAAAACATCCCAAGAGCACCCGAATAGTATTGTATCGGCCTATAAAGATAATGTGGCTTTTGTAAAAGGTCCTAAAGTGGTGCAATTTGCTCCAAAAACTGCTGATAAGCCCGACTTTTACCAGGAACAAGATTTTGATTCGGTGATTTCTTTAAAGGCAGAAACCCATAACTTCCCCACAACCGTAGAGCCCTTTAATGGCGCTGCTACTGGTGCCGGTGGTGAAATTAGAGATCGATTAGCAGGTGGAAAAGGTTCGCTTCCTTTAGCAGGAACTGCGGTTTATATGACGGCATATTCGCGTTTAGAAGAAGGTCGTAATTGGGAAAACGGCATGCCAGCCCGTGAATGGTTATACCAAACACCCATGGATATTTTAATCAAAGCATCGAACGGAGCTTCTGATTTTGGAAATAAATTTGGACAACCATTGATCTCTGGTTCTGTACTAACTTTTGAACACGCTGAGACTTCTACTACGCTCAGCCCACGTAGGTTAGCATATGACAAAGTCATTATGCAAGCAGGTGGTATAGGCTATGGAAAAGCAGAACAAGCGATAAAAGATAAACCCAAAACAGGCGATAAAATTGTAATTCTTGGTGGCGATAACTACCGAATCGGGATGGGTGGTGCAGCTGTTTCGAGTGCGGACACAGGCGAATTTAGCGCTGCTATTGAATTAAACGCGGTACAACGCTCTAACCCTGAAATGCAAAAACGTGCCGCCAATGCAGTGCGAGGCATGGTAGAAAGCGATATAAACACCATTGTTTCTATCCACGATCATGGGGCTGGTGGCCATTTAAACTGCTTATCCGAATTGGTGGAGGAAACTGGAGGGAAAATAGATTTAGACCAACTCCCTGTTGGTGATCCTACGCTTTCTGCCAAAGAAATTATCGGGAACGAATCACAAGAACGCATGGGCTTAGTGATTGGAAAAAAAGACATTGATCTACTAAAGCGCATTGCCGATAGAGAACGTTCGCCAATGTACGAAGTTGGTGAGGTTACAGGTAATGATCGATTTACCTTCGAATCGAAGACTACCGGTGAAAAACCAATGGATTTAGCTTTGGAAGATATGTTTGGTAGCTCTCCGAAAACCGTCATGAATGATGTTACCGTAAAAAGGAACTACGATAATCCGCAGTATTCTTTAGAGTTTTTTCATGATTATTTAGATCAAGTTTTACAACTAGAAGCTGTAGCTTGTAAAGATTGGCTAACCAACAAAGTAGATCGTTGCGTAGGTGGAAAAGTAGCCAAACAACAATGTGTTGGCCCCTTACAGCTACCTTTGAACAATTGCGGGGTCATGGCTTTAGATTATAAAGGTAAAGAAGGTATTGCCACCTCTATTGGCCATGCGCCTATTGCGGCTTTAATAAATCCGGCAGCAGGAAGTAAAAATGCCATTAGCGAAGCGCTTACGAATATTATTTGGGCACCCTTGAAAGATGGTTTACAATCTGTTTCCTTGTCTGCAAATTGGATGTGGCCATGTAAAAATGAAGGTGAAGATGCACGTTTATATGAGGCTGTGCAAGCGGTGTCGGACTTTTCAATTGCTTTAGGGATCAACGTACCTACCGGAAAGGATTCACTTTCCATGAAACAAAAATATAAAGATGGTGATGTCATTTCTCCAGGCACCGTCATTATTTCAGCAGCCGGAAATTGTAATGACATTACCAAAGTAGTCGAGCCTGTATTGCAGAAAAAAGGCGGCTCTATTTATTATATCAATCTATCTCAAGATGCTTATAAATTAGGTGGCTCTTCTTTTAACCAAATTCTCAATAAAATAGGCAGCGATGCGCCAACGATTACCAATGATGCTTTTGTAAAAAATACATTTAACACCATTCAAACTTTAATCAAAGAAGGGCAAATTTTAGCAGGACATGATGTAGCTTCTGGAGGATTAATCACAACCTTACTTGAAATGTGTTTTGCTGATGTTGACTTAGGAGCAGCATTAGACTTGACAAGTTTAGGAGAAGAAGACACGATTCAATTGCTTTTTTCAGAAAATTCAGGCATCGTTTTTCAAGCAAAAGAGGATAGGTTGGTAGAAGAAGTTTTAGCCACAGCTAAGATTGATTTCCACGCGATCGGGAAAGTTACTTTAAAACCTATGCTCCGCATTAAAAATGGAAGTATGGAGATGGGCTTAAACATCAATACACTTCGGGATACCTGGTTTAAAACATCGTATTTATTAGATCATAAACAAACTGCGAACGGTTTAGCAAAAGTGAGATTTGATCAGTATAAGATGCAAGCTTTAGCCTATAATTTTCCTAAGGATTTTACGGGCACAATTGCGAGCGAAGCGAAGTTATCTGTTAAAGGTAAACAGGATACTTCTCTCAACGATCGTCCCAAAGCGGCAATTTTAAGAGAAAAGGGCAGCAATTCGGAACGTGAAATGGCTAATGCCATGTTTCTTGCTGGCTTTGATGTAAAAGATGTACACATGACCGATTTAATTTCGGGTCGTGAAACCCTAGAAGATATTCAATTCATTGGCGCCGTAGGCGGATTTTCTAATTCAGATGTTTTAGGAAGTGCCAAAGGATGGGCTGGAGCCTTTAAATACAATGAAAAAGCGAATACGGCATTGAAGAATTTCTTTGCTCGGCCTGACACTTTATCGGTAGGTATTTGTAATGGATGCCAGTTGTTTATGGAATTAGATTTGGTCAACCCCGAACACCATACCCATGGCAAAATGACCTATAATGACTCGAATAAACACGAAAGTAATTTTACATCGGTTATCATTCAAAAAAATAATTCTGTTATGCTTTCCTCTTTAGAAGGCGCTAAACTTGGGGTTTGGATTTCTCACGGTGAGGGTAAGTTTAGTTTACCACTTTCTGAAACCGACTACTCTATTGTTGCGAAATACGGGTATGAAAATTATCCCGCAAACCCAAATGGCAGTGATTTTAATACGGCTATGCTTTGTGATAAAACAGGTCGACATTTGGTAACCATGCCCCATATTGAACGCTCTATATTTCCTTGGAACTGGGCACACTACCCTAAAGATAGAAATGATGAAGTTTCACCTTGGTTAGCTGCTTTTGTAAATGCTAGAAAGTGGATTGAGAACAACTAA